A single window of Acidobacteriota bacterium DNA harbors:
- a CDS encoding ThiF family adenylyltransferase has product MNQILFRGIGEEGQDKIAEGRVCIVGCGALGTMVAIGLARAGAGHIRIIDRDFVELKNLHRQVLFDEEDVRKIMPKAAAAEKKLRKANSSIHVEGIVSDLNHLNAEELLKNILVIVDGTDNFETRFLINEFSIKHSIPWIYGAAVGSYGLTLDVLPGESPCLKCIFETSPPPGLLATCDTAGIVPSVTSVIGSIQCVETLKILSGNGAKLNRFITAIDVWEGTFQRIKLVKERHDCPVCDAKVFPLLAGEGISLGVNLCGRNSVQIRSGMHSTTIDLLSLKEKIQRITSVYYNGFLLRMSLEGFEVTVFPDGRAIIGGTDDPVRARSIYSKYIGN; this is encoded by the coding sequence ATGAATCAGATCCTCTTCCGGGGGATCGGTGAAGAGGGGCAGGATAAGATTGCAGAAGGGAGAGTTTGTATCGTCGGGTGCGGTGCCCTGGGAACGATGGTGGCGATTGGTCTTGCGAGGGCTGGTGCGGGACACATCAGGATAATAGACAGGGACTTCGTCGAGTTGAAGAACCTGCACCGACAGGTCCTCTTCGATGAGGAAGATGTTAGAAAGATAATGCCCAAGGCTGCAGCTGCGGAGAAAAAGCTCAGGAAAGCAAATTCGTCCATCCATGTCGAGGGGATAGTTTCGGATCTGAATCATCTCAATGCGGAGGAGCTCCTAAAGAATATTTTGGTGATCGTGGACGGAACGGATAATTTCGAGACACGATTTCTGATCAACGAGTTTTCAATAAAACATTCCATCCCATGGATCTATGGAGCTGCCGTCGGGAGCTATGGTTTGACGTTAGATGTCCTTCCGGGGGAAAGCCCCTGCCTGAAATGCATCTTCGAGACTTCTCCCCCTCCAGGGCTTCTCGCCACATGCGACACTGCGGGTATCGTCCCATCAGTGACGAGTGTCATAGGCAGCATCCAGTGTGTGGAAACGCTGAAGATCCTCTCCGGTAATGGTGCCAAGCTCAACAGATTCATCACAGCGATAGATGTTTGGGAAGGAACCTTTCAAAGGATCAAGCTTGTTAAAGAGAGACATGATTGTCCGGTATGCGATGCAAAGGTTTTTCCGCTGCTGGCTGGTGAAGGAATCTCTTTAGGGGTGAATCTCTGCGGGAGGAATTCGGTGCAGATCCGCTCCGGAATGCACTCCACTACGATAGATCTTCTCTCGCTCAAAGAGAAAATCCAGAGAATAACCAGTGTTTATTACAATGGATTCCTGCTACGTATGAGTCTTGAAGGATTTGAGGTTACCGTCTTCCCGGACGGGAGAGCCATAATTGGCGGGACAGATGATCCTGTTCGCGCGCGCTCCATCTACTCCAAATACATCGGCAATTAA
- a CDS encoding HAD-IA family hydrolase, whose protein sequence is MAFQGMKLFWRNTIHKNRIKGIIFDLDGTLIDSYAPIMESLNHTRKSFNLAPFTLEEVRKIVGRGLEVLIAETIGDAHVKEGIRIFREKYGSVFLEKTKLMPNVKEVIPSLARKGYLMAVTSNKPSYFTSEILKSRGIYEYFKVILGPDDSPKAKPDPGMVEMAIKEMRLRKDEVVYVGDMTIDIETSRRAGIKVVGITSGSNSKEELERASPDALIENLEELEDLFPFLYQAG, encoded by the coding sequence GTGGCCTTTCAAGGAATGAAACTTTTCTGGAGAAACACCATTCATAAGAACAGGATCAAAGGAATCATATTCGATTTAGATGGGACGCTGATTGATTCTTACGCACCAATCATGGAAAGCCTCAACCACACAAGGAAGAGCTTCAATCTGGCTCCTTTCACGCTCGAAGAGGTCAGGAAGATAGTCGGAAGAGGGCTTGAAGTCCTGATAGCAGAAACGATTGGTGATGCACACGTGAAGGAAGGAATAAGAATCTTCCGCGAGAAATACGGCAGCGTCTTTCTCGAAAAGACAAAGCTCATGCCCAATGTGAAAGAGGTAATCCCCTCCCTCGCGCGGAAGGGATATCTTATGGCCGTCACTAGCAACAAACCTTCGTATTTCACATCAGAGATCCTGAAGTCCAGGGGGATCTATGAGTATTTCAAGGTTATCCTTGGCCCGGATGATTCCCCCAAGGCGAAACCCGACCCGGGGATGGTGGAGATGGCAATCAAAGAGATGCGCCTTCGAAAGGACGAGGTGGTATACGTAGGAGACATGACGATCGATATTGAAACTTCCCGGCGGGCCGGGATAAAGGTAGTCGGCATTACAAGCGGTTCGAACTCGAAAGAGGAACTCGAAAGAGCCTCCCCCGATGCTCTCATTGAGAACCTCGAGGAGCTCGAAGATCTTTTTCCCTTTTTGTATCAAGCCGGTTGA
- a CDS encoding tetratricopeptide repeat protein produces MSVYEKAKTPFLKLALLAIIIIPASLSIYWNCMKYDFLYDDVIIVKQNPLIKSLKNVPEIFASDYWGEEGSVKTGFYRPLAIFTFALNYYFSGLNPFSYHSTNVLLHAINASLLFFLFISIFQRMKEAFLCSIIFAVHPVQTEVVIGIVGRAELLSFLFFFLALLAFLGSLKRQGAISFLLYLASLMAFFLALLSKEMAASFPLVIFLLLMFKGKKENDSNLMQTISKYRWTLLGIILILAFYFLIRSLVFGSPIGSQKPILLDNPLAHASFSERFLGASRVFMKYLGLLFFPLHLSVDYSFNEIPLTGAIPLVSGGISLLLLISLLVAVFLLYQKKSLFFIPISFYLATISIISNFFLTIGNIMAERYLYIPSAAFFMFLALLLSPVLGPILKRGWKEKYFYFLFAVILLFAVPRTLFRNQDWKNEEELFTSAVKNTPMSAKAHNNLGNILMHEGDLAKSEKEFMTALEIYPGYSTAHCNLGSIYEKKGMIEAARRECEEAIRLDPDFDLAYFNLGNILYEKGEIDRAIHAYRMAISISQDYAEAFYNLGNVYALKESSKGALYHYRRALKINPHYKEALNNMGLVLRVTGDRLQAEEAFRKAIDISPNYHDALFNLGRLYMDDGQELKAIEYLEKAHRAKDDHFATLYILSLAYFRTGRIDRSYETLLKAKNIAPEQKELNLLLKELEKSLKK; encoded by the coding sequence ATGTCTGTTTATGAGAAAGCTAAGACTCCCTTTCTGAAGCTCGCTCTCCTCGCCATTATTATCATTCCCGCGTCTCTTTCCATCTACTGGAATTGCATGAAATACGACTTTCTTTACGACGACGTCATCATCGTCAAGCAGAACCCTCTCATCAAGAGCCTCAAGAACGTTCCGGAGATCTTCGCGAGCGATTACTGGGGGGAAGAAGGTTCCGTAAAGACGGGCTTTTACCGCCCACTTGCCATTTTCACATTTGCCTTGAATTATTATTTCTCGGGGTTAAACCCCTTTTCCTATCACTCCACCAATGTTCTGCTTCATGCTATCAATGCCTCTCTTCTTTTTTTCCTCTTCATCAGCATCTTCCAGAGGATGAAAGAAGCTTTCCTCTGCTCCATCATCTTCGCTGTGCATCCCGTTCAGACGGAAGTCGTCATCGGGATCGTCGGAAGGGCTGAGCTTCTTTCTTTCCTCTTCTTCTTCCTGGCGCTCCTCGCTTTTCTGGGTTCGTTGAAAAGACAGGGGGCCATATCTTTTCTCCTCTATCTTGCATCTCTAATGGCATTCTTCTTAGCCCTGCTATCCAAAGAGATGGCCGCATCTTTTCCTCTGGTTATTTTTCTCCTCCTCATGTTCAAAGGAAAAAAAGAAAACGATAGCAATTTGATGCAGACGATTTCAAAGTATAGATGGACCCTGCTCGGGATCATCCTGATTCTCGCCTTTTACTTCCTGATCAGATCACTCGTCTTTGGCTCTCCCATAGGATCACAGAAGCCCATCCTTCTTGACAACCCCCTGGCCCACGCCTCCTTTTCCGAGAGGTTCCTCGGTGCATCTAGAGTCTTCATGAAATATCTGGGGCTTCTCTTCTTTCCTCTCCATCTTTCCGTTGACTATTCCTTCAACGAGATTCCACTTACAGGTGCCATTCCTCTTGTTTCTGGAGGAATTTCGCTTCTTCTGCTGATATCCTTACTCGTAGCGGTTTTCCTTCTCTATCAGAAGAAATCTCTTTTCTTCATCCCTATTTCTTTCTATCTTGCAACTATATCCATCATCTCCAATTTTTTTCTAACCATAGGGAACATCATGGCTGAGAGGTATCTCTATATCCCATCGGCGGCTTTCTTCATGTTTCTTGCACTGCTTCTCTCGCCTGTTCTGGGTCCTATCCTTAAGCGAGGATGGAAGGAAAAATATTTCTATTTCCTTTTTGCTGTTATTCTTTTATTTGCCGTGCCAAGAACTCTGTTTAGAAATCAGGATTGGAAGAATGAGGAAGAGCTCTTCACATCAGCGGTAAAGAACACTCCGATGAGCGCGAAAGCGCACAACAACCTTGGAAATATCCTGATGCATGAAGGGGATCTGGCAAAAAGCGAAAAAGAATTTATGACGGCCTTGGAGATCTATCCCGGCTACAGTACAGCCCATTGTAACCTTGGTTCGATTTATGAAAAGAAAGGGATGATCGAAGCTGCTCGGAGGGAATGCGAAGAAGCCATTAGATTGGACCCTGACTTTGATCTTGCATACTTCAATCTTGGCAATATCCTGTATGAGAAGGGAGAGATCGACCGTGCGATCCATGCATACCGGATGGCAATTTCCATCTCACAGGATTACGCAGAGGCTTTCTACAACCTCGGTAACGTTTACGCACTGAAAGAGAGCAGCAAGGGGGCACTTTACCACTACCGGAGAGCCCTCAAGATAAACCCGCATTATAAAGAAGCCCTGAACAACATGGGCCTTGTCCTGCGCGTGACGGGAGATAGACTCCAGGCAGAAGAAGCATTCAGAAAAGCGATTGACATAAGTCCAAATTACCATGATGCCCTTTTCAATCTTGGAAGACTTTACATGGATGATGGTCAGGAACTAAAAGCCATAGAATACTTAGAAAAAGCACACAGGGCAAAGGATGATCATTTCGCAACCTTGTACATTCTCAGCCTTGCCTATTTCAGAACCGGACGGATTGATCGATCTTATGAAACACTTTTGAAAGCAAAAAACATTGCACCGGAGCAAAAGGAGTTAAACCTTCTCCTGAAGGAACTTGAAAAGAGCCTAAAAAAATAG
- a CDS encoding tetratricopeptide repeat protein, translating into MRTIPNNLSYTACRLLPAWIVLSILVISVICSGPLFSQDNFKRNAAIRHFNEGVRFEKTGEIGKAIEAYEKAINADPYCPFPFLNLGSVYFSRGDFLLAKYFYLISLKNDPSYSKAKENLEICERRLPSLQGEELNILASRSFSMGKHLAGEGKFCEAAQEFMRFVGGMPDQSEGYIHAGKALLGCKRYSLAERNLTIAALLSEMDRNLILLLAEAYEGMGDIRRALQMNKIAIQKGEYEWEEEMEEEEKAKSSVAQAEEDADKRILEKIADLEKRVVDLQAMVLKFENQISGYLSFLSEKGKSDLEEFIFNRIAEGVEEKIIREEIEKALQMNISGLNFDNGSVEITLPPGWYQASEETKPGSPFAVFRKWPGDSQLAFYAIDAQGEVGSITLGSGKPGRAGEALNYIVEAGKKLAGAQGTDAVVANQAGGFSNADYVASFDVYHDAGDKGSAPVRWWLFYIEGSPNFCMAAGIAGSGGLDAEEKEKILSEMERILAHLRFNRETWSREGGISGSLLYFPFPPEYQGMSPFSEKEMPWTVIQGQGFTLLLPPGIIGKRLDASSPQRTRASMVMWFRGGFTDASGREVKVGDKNYSGYMDILDFDSRGKSHDYVSGRPSPAPPPPDTEAKLISGEDYTEIARETAGADTSWVGKFQGKGFSGKWLIFRMSFDKKALEFGFPILKGEDSSSLFWIPTTFRMEGLPPAFPPEDPAERFKMTFKRASPSEKSVPLGKEGEFITPDFAIDVPAGWRVSLNYRSVDGYPITLKEYRKNSTIKILKLKPGKGLDVAMKEAQEWICGGCSLTWAPLEKPKKHGARKALHASLEKKEAESIRIKTVYLFENQKDDLFVAHVELADGWDASIGEEAKMAVSSLFFSK; encoded by the coding sequence ATGAGGACCATTCCGAATAACCTTTCATATACAGCGTGCCGGCTTTTGCCTGCATGGATCGTCCTATCCATCCTTGTTATCAGCGTCATCTGTTCGGGTCCGCTATTTAGCCAGGATAATTTCAAGAGGAATGCCGCGATCCGCCACTTCAACGAGGGCGTTAGGTTCGAAAAGACAGGCGAGATTGGAAAAGCGATCGAAGCTTATGAGAAAGCCATTAATGCCGACCCTTATTGCCCTTTCCCTTTCCTGAATCTCGGGAGCGTTTACTTCAGCAGAGGAGACTTCCTTCTTGCAAAGTACTTCTATCTAATCTCCTTAAAGAATGATCCTTCCTACTCCAAGGCTAAAGAGAACCTGGAGATCTGTGAAAGACGGCTACCCAGTTTGCAGGGAGAGGAGTTGAACATTCTTGCATCCCGTTCTTTTTCCATGGGAAAACATCTTGCTGGAGAAGGGAAGTTCTGCGAGGCTGCGCAAGAGTTCATGAGATTTGTAGGGGGAATGCCGGATCAGTCGGAAGGTTATATTCACGCCGGGAAGGCGCTGCTGGGCTGCAAGCGATATTCACTGGCGGAACGGAATCTGACAATAGCCGCTTTGCTTTCGGAGATGGATCGAAATCTAATCCTACTCCTTGCGGAAGCTTATGAGGGAATGGGAGATATCAGGAGAGCCCTTCAGATGAACAAGATCGCCATTCAGAAAGGGGAGTATGAGTGGGAAGAAGAGATGGAAGAGGAAGAAAAAGCGAAGAGCAGCGTCGCGCAAGCGGAGGAAGATGCTGACAAAAGGATATTGGAAAAGATCGCCGATCTGGAGAAAAGGGTAGTGGATCTCCAGGCTATGGTTCTTAAATTCGAAAATCAGATTTCCGGATATCTTTCCTTCCTGAGCGAGAAAGGCAAAAGCGATCTCGAGGAGTTCATCTTCAACAGGATCGCCGAAGGAGTTGAGGAGAAGATAATCAGGGAAGAAATCGAAAAGGCTCTTCAGATGAACATCTCTGGATTGAATTTTGACAACGGTTCGGTAGAGATCACACTCCCTCCTGGCTGGTACCAGGCTTCCGAAGAAACAAAGCCCGGCTCTCCTTTCGCTGTCTTCAGGAAATGGCCAGGAGATTCCCAGCTTGCCTTTTACGCAATTGATGCTCAAGGCGAAGTCGGCTCTATTACACTCGGATCCGGGAAGCCGGGCAGAGCGGGCGAAGCCTTAAACTATATTGTGGAAGCAGGAAAGAAACTTGCAGGTGCGCAGGGAACCGATGCCGTTGTTGCCAATCAAGCAGGCGGATTCTCAAACGCAGATTATGTTGCCTCTTTCGATGTTTATCATGACGCCGGTGATAAAGGTTCCGCTCCCGTGAGATGGTGGCTGTTCTATATTGAGGGAAGTCCGAATTTCTGCATGGCCGCAGGCATCGCTGGCTCCGGAGGTCTTGATGCCGAAGAGAAGGAAAAGATTCTTTCCGAAATGGAAAGAATCCTAGCTCATCTCCGATTCAACAGAGAGACATGGTCAAGAGAGGGAGGAATTTCGGGCTCATTACTCTATTTCCCATTCCCTCCGGAATATCAGGGAATGTCTCCATTCTCCGAAAAGGAAATGCCATGGACAGTGATTCAGGGTCAAGGCTTCACTCTTCTTCTTCCCCCTGGAATCATAGGAAAAAGACTCGATGCTTCTTCACCGCAGAGAACGAGAGCATCGATGGTGATGTGGTTCAGGGGCGGTTTCACAGATGCGAGCGGCAGGGAAGTCAAGGTTGGAGACAAGAACTACTCGGGATACATGGACATCCTGGATTTCGATTCAAGGGGGAAAAGTCATGATTATGTTTCTGGAAGGCCGTCCCCGGCACCACCTCCTCCTGACACTGAGGCAAAACTCATCTCCGGAGAGGACTACACGGAAATTGCCAGAGAAACTGCAGGAGCCGATACTTCATGGGTAGGGAAGTTCCAGGGAAAGGGATTTTCAGGAAAGTGGCTCATCTTCAGAATGTCATTCGATAAGAAAGCACTGGAGTTCGGGTTTCCGATCCTGAAAGGGGAGGATTCTTCTTCTCTGTTCTGGATCCCGACGACGTTTCGAATGGAGGGGTTGCCTCCAGCTTTTCCGCCCGAGGACCCTGCGGAGAGATTCAAGATGACTTTTAAAAGAGCGTCTCCTTCAGAAAAGAGCGTGCCTCTTGGAAAGGAAGGTGAATTCATTACTCCCGATTTTGCCATCGATGTTCCAGCAGGATGGAGAGTTTCCCTCAATTACAGGAGCGTCGATGGCTACCCCATAACCCTCAAAGAGTATCGGAAGAACTCGACCATAAAAATCCTGAAGCTCAAACCGGGGAAGGGACTCGATGTTGCCATGAAAGAGGCCCAGGAATGGATTTGCGGAGGTTGTTCATTGACCTGGGCTCCCCTTGAGAAACCGAAAAAGCATGGAGCAAGAAAGGCCCTTCATGCATCACTGGAAAAAAAGGAAGCGGAGTCCATAAGAATAAAAACAGTCTATCTCTTCGAGAATCAAAAGGACGATCTATTTGTGGCTCACGTGGAACTGGCGGATGGATGGGATGCCTCCATCGGTGAGGAAGCGAAGATGGCAGTCTCCTCTCTCTTTTTCAGCAAATAG